In Papaver somniferum cultivar HN1 chromosome 1, ASM357369v1, whole genome shotgun sequence, a genomic segment contains:
- the LOC113305624 gene encoding uncharacterized protein LOC113305624: MVTLSDFLLVSTQRSGSLPKQEINASFFKRNADWKEYVDEYHHVDKYKTTYAGMVGPVENICKWKSLDEIQHKVKPPPYERQKGRPRTERRRDADEARAGNRQRKQCKLCLEFGNNKRGCPRKADFEAAQGGEPQVMRNPTTDFVEYLNEQQNSGRGGGSGGGRTGGRGGGIRGGRTDGRGGGRTVGRGGGRGGGMTGGRGGGRTVGRGAEYLIFGDVTEPTAPAPAPTAPSTTAPSALAPAPTAPSTTAPAAPV; the protein is encoded by the exons ATGGTTACTTTGTcggattttttgttggtttccaCACAGAGAAGTGGTTCTTTGCCAAAGCAAG AAATCAATGCTTCATTTTTCAAAAGAAATGCTGACTGGAAAGA GTATGTTGATGAATATCATCATGTGGACAAGTACAAAACCACATATGCTGGAATGGTTGGTCCAGTGGAAAATATATGTAAATGGAAGTCATTAGATGAAATTCAACATAAAGTAAAACCTCCACCATATGAGAGGCAGAAAGGCAGACCAAGAactgaaaggagaagagatgcagATGAAGCTAGAGCTGGAAATAGACAGAGAAAGCAGTGTAAATTATGTTTGGAATTTGGGAACAACAAGAGGGGTTGTCCTAGAAAGGCTGACTTTGAAGCTGCCCAAG GTGGTGAACCACAAGTGATGAGGAATCCAACTACGGATTTTGTAGAGTATCTAAATGAACAACAGAATAGTGGAAGAGGAGGTGGGAGTGGAGGTGGCAGGACAGGTGGGAGAGGAGGTGGCATAAGAGGTGGAAGGACAGATGGCAGAGGAGGTGGAAGGACAGTTGGCAGAGGAGGTGGAAGAGGAGGTGGAATGACAGGTGGTAGAGGAGGTGGCAGGACAGTTGGTAGAGGAGCTGAATACTTGATCTTTGGGGATGTAACTGAACCAACtgcaccagcaccagcaccaactGCACCATCAACAACTGCACCATCTGCACTAGCACCAGCACCAACTGCACCATCAACAACTGCACCAGCTGCACCAGTTTAA